In a single window of the Tellurirhabdus bombi genome:
- the clpB gene encoding ATP-dependent chaperone ClpB, giving the protein MNFNNYTIKAQEVIQHAAQIAQGNQQQTVETGHVLKAILDEDSNTIGYLTKKTGVATSRLTLALDAIVNTYPKVSVDAGTGATPNIYLGNDLNAALQRATAMSKEFGDDYISVELILAGLAGGKDSIASLLKDVGFNEKLLKEAIKELRGNNNSVKDQNAEAKYRSLERYSKNLNELAQKGKIDPVIGRDEEIRRVLQILSRRTKNNPMLIGEPGVGKTAIVEGLAQRIVQGDVPENLKSKTIVSLDMGLLVAGAKYKGEFEERLKAVIKEVTDAEGEIILFIDEIHTLIGAGAGGGEGAMDAANLLKPALARGELHAIGATTLKEYQKYIEKDKALERRFQTVLVDEPNVTDAISILRGIKDKYELHHGVRIKDDAVIAAVELSNRYISDRFLPDKAIDLMDEAAAKMRLEIDSVPEELDELNRRIMQLEIEREAIRRESDRDKESSLNRQIAELNEVRSSLKARWETEKESVNEIRTLKEQLDQLRIEADQAERSGDYGKVAEIRYGRLPEAQNRLESLTAKDEDSTNLLKEEVTADDIAEVVAKWTGIPVSRMMQSERDKLLHLEDELARRVAGQEEAIQVVADAVRRSRAGMQDPKRPIGSFIFLGTTGVGKTELAKTLAEYLFNDENALVRIDMSEFQERHAVSRLIGAPPGYVGYDEGGQLTEAVRRKPYSVILLDEIEKAHPDVFNILLQVLDDGRLTDNKGRVANFKNTIIIMTSNIGSHIIRERFATIDEWNRENVIDSTKDEVFEMLKQTVRPEFLNRIDEIVMFQPLTPRETRKIVGIQFKHIQQRLEEQGIMLETDDEVLDKLASEGFDPQFGARPLKRVLQRRILNALSKEILAGRIQKNAVVGMMLNENEDGQDEIIFYNLDKVVPELD; this is encoded by the coding sequence ATGAACTTTAATAATTATACAATCAAAGCGCAGGAAGTAATTCAACATGCCGCTCAGATTGCGCAGGGAAATCAACAGCAAACTGTAGAAACCGGTCACGTTTTGAAAGCCATTCTGGACGAAGACTCGAATACAATTGGCTACCTGACGAAAAAAACCGGGGTTGCAACCAGCCGTTTAACCCTCGCGCTGGATGCTATCGTAAATACGTATCCCAAAGTATCTGTTGATGCGGGAACGGGGGCTACTCCCAACATCTATTTAGGCAATGATTTGAACGCCGCTTTGCAACGGGCTACGGCCATGTCCAAAGAATTTGGCGATGACTATATAAGCGTAGAGCTGATTCTCGCAGGTCTGGCGGGTGGAAAAGATTCCATTGCGAGCCTGTTGAAAGACGTTGGTTTTAACGAGAAATTACTTAAAGAAGCAATTAAGGAATTGAGAGGAAACAACAATTCGGTAAAAGATCAAAATGCTGAAGCTAAATACCGTTCGCTGGAGCGGTATAGCAAAAACCTGAACGAACTGGCCCAAAAAGGGAAAATCGATCCCGTGATTGGCCGCGATGAGGAAATCCGGCGCGTACTGCAAATTCTAAGTCGTCGGACAAAGAACAACCCCATGTTGATCGGTGAGCCCGGTGTGGGTAAAACCGCCATCGTGGAGGGCCTGGCGCAGCGAATTGTGCAGGGCGACGTTCCCGAAAACCTGAAATCGAAAACCATTGTGTCGCTGGACATGGGTTTATTGGTGGCGGGTGCCAAATACAAAGGTGAGTTTGAAGAGCGATTGAAAGCGGTTATCAAAGAAGTGACGGATGCCGAAGGAGAGATTATTCTCTTTATCGACGAGATTCACACCTTGATTGGCGCTGGTGCTGGCGGGGGAGAAGGGGCAATGGATGCCGCTAACCTGTTGAAACCGGCCCTGGCTCGCGGTGAATTACACGCCATCGGTGCCACTACGCTGAAAGAATACCAGAAATACATTGAAAAAGATAAGGCGCTCGAACGGCGGTTCCAAACCGTGCTGGTCGATGAGCCAAACGTAACGGATGCCATTTCGATTCTGCGCGGGATCAAAGACAAATACGAATTGCACCACGGTGTTCGGATCAAAGACGATGCCGTTATTGCTGCCGTCGAGTTATCCAACCGGTATATATCCGATCGTTTTCTGCCCGATAAAGCCATTGACCTCATGGACGAAGCCGCCGCCAAGATGCGTCTTGAAATCGACTCCGTGCCGGAAGAACTGGATGAGCTGAATCGCCGGATTATGCAATTGGAGATCGAACGCGAAGCCATCCGCCGGGAAAGCGACCGCGATAAAGAAAGCTCCCTGAACCGGCAAATCGCCGAATTGAATGAAGTAAGGAGCAGTCTGAAGGCGCGTTGGGAAACTGAAAAAGAATCGGTGAACGAAATTCGGACGCTGAAAGAGCAACTGGATCAACTGCGCATCGAAGCCGATCAGGCCGAGCGTTCGGGCGATTATGGCAAGGTTGCCGAAATTCGGTATGGCCGTCTGCCCGAAGCGCAAAACCGACTCGAAAGCCTGACCGCCAAGGATGAGGATAGCACGAACTTACTGAAAGAAGAAGTAACGGCTGACGATATTGCCGAAGTGGTGGCGAAATGGACAGGCATTCCGGTAAGCCGGATGATGCAATCGGAGCGCGACAAATTACTGCACCTGGAAGATGAGCTGGCACGTCGGGTAGCTGGGCAGGAGGAAGCCATTCAGGTAGTGGCCGACGCCGTTCGCCGGAGCCGCGCCGGAATGCAGGATCCGAAGCGTCCGATTGGTTCGTTTATTTTCCTGGGTACCACCGGCGTCGGGAAAACCGAATTAGCCAAAACGCTCGCTGAATACCTCTTCAATGATGAGAACGCGCTGGTGCGGATCGATATGTCGGAGTTTCAGGAGCGGCACGCCGTAAGCCGTCTAATCGGAGCGCCTCCGGGTTATGTTGGGTACGACGAAGGTGGCCAGTTGACGGAAGCCGTGCGCCGGAAGCCTTATTCGGTTATTTTGCTGGACGAGATCGAAAAAGCGCACCCCGATGTATTCAACATTCTTTTGCAAGTCCTGGACGACGGACGCCTGACCGATAACAAAGGCCGCGTTGCCAACTTCAAGAACACGATTATCATCATGACCTCGAATATTGGTAGCCACATCATTCGGGAGCGTTTTGCGACCATTGATGAGTGGAACCGGGAAAATGTGATCGATAGCACCAAAGATGAGGTATTTGAAATGCTGAAACAGACCGTGCGTCCTGAGTTCCTGAACCGGATTGACGAAATCGTGATGTTCCAGCCGCTGACACCGCGCGAAACTCGCAAGATCGTTGGTATTCAGTTCAAACATATCCAGCAACGTCTGGAAGAACAGGGGATTATGCTCGAAACGGACGATGAAGTACTGGACAAATTGGCCTCCGAAGGCTTTGATCCGCAGTTTGGTGCTCGTCCGCTGAAGCGCGTTCTGCAACGCCGTATCCTGAATGCCTTATCTAAAGAGATTCTGGCGGGCCGGATTCAGAAAAATGCGGTTGTGGGCATGATGCTGAACGAAAACGAAGACGGTCAGGATGAAATCATCTTCTACAACCTGGATAAAGTAGTACCAGAACTTGACTAA
- a CDS encoding pyruvate carboxylase has protein sequence MKEYIRPIHRLLVANRGEIAIRIMRAATELGITTVAVYTYEDRYSLHRYKADEAYQIGRDDDPLKPYLDVEGIILLAKHKKVDAIHPGYGFLSENVTLARRCREEGIIFVGPSPEAMEALGDKVRAKNLATKANVPMIPDSREELVSVEFALSEAKRIGFPVMVKAASGGGGRGMRVVRAEEEFEKAFNEAKNEAKNAFGDDTIFLEKFIVDPKHIEVQLLGDTHGNIVHLYERDCSVQRRFQKVVEVAPSFGLRQETKNKLYEYALKIGTQAGYSNAGTVEFLVDKHENIYFIEVNPRIQVEHTITEEVTGIDLVRTQILVAMGYKLSDNGIYINHQDEIPLNGYAIQCRITTEDPANGFKPDFGTIIAYRNAAGFGIRLDEGSSYPGVKISPYFDSMIVKVSSRGRTLKGATQRLLRALVEFRIRGVKTNIPFLLNVIAHPIFQRGEARVSFIENHPELFDLRKPQDRSTRALNYLADVIVNGNPEVKVKQNKVFRTPVVPHFDRYAPYPKGSKDLLNELGRDKFIDWVRDQKGILYTDTTFRDGHQSLLATRVRTQDMLKVAEGFAKNHPELFSMEVWGGATFDVAMRFLYENPWERLQAFREAMPNMLLQMLFRGSNAVGYSAYPDNLIEKFVEKSWESGIDVFRIFDSLNWVEAMKVSIRAVRERTNGIAEAAICYSGDMLAPGQDKYTLQYYLDMARQLEDEGAHMLAIKDMAGLLKPLAAEVLVRELKQAVSIPIHLHTHDTAGIQAATYLKAVDAGIDVIDCSLGALSGLTSQPNFNSVVAMLQGHERESKINLPSLNAYSNYWEDVREWYYPFESGMKAGSAEVYENEIPGGQYSNLRPQAIALGLGDKFETLKKNYVTVNKLFGDIVKVTPSSKVVGDMALFMTSNNLTADDILTKGQSLSFPESVKGFFKGELGQPYGGFPEELQEVVLKGESPIEGRPNEHLKPINFDEDFKKFSEKFPLNSGFNDYLSYQMYPKVYEEYYRAMEQHGDVSIIPTPAFFYGLKQDEEILIPIDEGKNILVRLLFVSEPNDQALRTVTFELNGQSRQVQVRDKSQKVDRPQNQKVSKDGDVGAPLQGRLTKILVNPEDVVKKNQPLFVIEAMKMESIVAAPKAGTVKQVILKEGAVVEQDDWVIELA, from the coding sequence ATGAAAGAATACATTCGTCCTATTCACCGACTTCTCGTTGCTAACCGAGGTGAGATTGCCATCCGCATCATGCGGGCAGCCACCGAGTTAGGAATCACTACTGTTGCCGTCTACACCTACGAAGACCGCTATTCGCTCCACCGTTATAAAGCCGATGAAGCCTACCAAATTGGCCGGGACGACGATCCGCTTAAACCCTATCTGGACGTAGAAGGCATTATTCTGCTGGCCAAGCACAAAAAGGTAGACGCCATCCACCCGGGTTACGGCTTTTTGTCCGAAAATGTAACGCTAGCTCGTCGGTGCCGGGAAGAAGGCATCATTTTCGTTGGTCCGTCTCCGGAAGCCATGGAAGCGCTGGGAGACAAGGTTCGCGCCAAGAACCTGGCGACTAAGGCGAATGTACCCATGATTCCCGACAGCCGTGAGGAACTGGTCAGCGTTGAGTTTGCCCTGTCGGAAGCCAAGCGAATTGGTTTCCCCGTCATGGTGAAAGCCGCATCGGGTGGCGGCGGACGCGGCATGCGCGTGGTTCGCGCCGAAGAAGAGTTTGAAAAAGCCTTTAACGAAGCCAAAAACGAAGCCAAAAACGCGTTTGGCGACGATACCATCTTCCTCGAAAAATTCATTGTTGACCCCAAACACATTGAAGTTCAGCTCTTGGGCGATACGCACGGCAACATTGTTCACCTGTATGAACGGGATTGCTCCGTTCAGCGCCGGTTTCAGAAAGTCGTCGAAGTGGCGCCTTCGTTTGGCCTGCGGCAGGAAACCAAAAACAAGCTTTACGAATATGCGCTGAAGATTGGAACCCAAGCGGGCTACTCCAACGCCGGTACGGTTGAGTTTCTAGTCGATAAGCACGAAAATATCTACTTTATTGAGGTAAATCCACGGATTCAGGTCGAACACACCATTACGGAAGAAGTAACTGGTATTGACCTGGTTCGCACCCAGATTCTGGTTGCTATGGGGTATAAATTGTCAGACAACGGCATTTATATCAACCATCAGGATGAGATTCCACTCAACGGGTACGCTATCCAGTGCCGCATCACCACGGAAGACCCTGCCAACGGGTTCAAACCTGATTTTGGCACCATTATCGCCTACCGTAACGCTGCCGGTTTTGGCATTCGGCTCGATGAAGGCAGCTCTTACCCGGGCGTCAAAATCTCGCCTTATTTCGACTCGATGATTGTCAAAGTATCATCGCGGGGCCGGACTTTGAAAGGCGCTACCCAGCGGCTCCTGCGGGCTTTGGTCGAATTCCGGATTCGGGGGGTTAAAACCAACATTCCGTTTCTGCTGAACGTGATTGCCCACCCGATTTTCCAACGGGGCGAGGCGCGGGTGTCGTTCATTGAAAATCACCCGGAACTCTTCGATCTGCGCAAACCGCAAGATCGCTCGACCCGGGCGCTGAATTACCTGGCCGACGTGATCGTTAACGGCAATCCCGAAGTAAAAGTCAAACAAAACAAGGTTTTCCGGACACCGGTTGTCCCTCATTTTGACCGCTACGCGCCCTACCCAAAAGGCAGTAAAGATTTACTGAACGAGCTGGGCCGCGACAAATTCATCGATTGGGTACGCGATCAGAAAGGGATTTTATATACGGATACAACGTTCCGCGATGGCCACCAATCGCTGCTTGCCACGCGGGTTCGAACCCAGGACATGCTGAAAGTGGCCGAAGGGTTTGCCAAAAACCACCCGGAACTGTTCTCGATGGAAGTTTGGGGCGGCGCGACGTTCGACGTAGCCATGCGCTTTCTCTACGAAAATCCGTGGGAGCGTTTGCAAGCCTTCCGCGAAGCCATGCCGAACATGCTGTTACAAATGCTGTTCCGTGGTTCAAATGCGGTTGGGTACTCGGCTTATCCAGATAATCTGATTGAGAAATTCGTCGAGAAATCCTGGGAGAGCGGCATCGATGTCTTCCGCATCTTTGATTCTTTGAACTGGGTAGAAGCCATGAAGGTCAGTATCCGGGCCGTTCGTGAGCGCACCAACGGTATTGCCGAAGCGGCAATCTGTTACAGCGGCGATATGCTGGCCCCCGGTCAGGACAAATATACTTTGCAGTATTACCTGGATATGGCCCGCCAACTGGAAGACGAAGGCGCACACATGCTGGCAATCAAAGACATGGCTGGTTTGCTAAAACCACTCGCCGCCGAGGTTCTGGTCCGCGAGTTGAAACAGGCGGTTAGCATTCCCATTCACCTGCATACGCACGACACGGCGGGCATTCAGGCGGCAACGTACCTGAAAGCCGTTGACGCGGGCATTGACGTAATCGATTGTTCGTTGGGTGCTCTGTCTGGTTTAACCTCCCAGCCAAATTTCAACTCGGTGGTGGCCATGCTGCAAGGCCACGAACGCGAAAGCAAAATTAACCTGCCCTCCCTGAACGCCTACTCCAATTATTGGGAAGATGTTCGAGAATGGTATTATCCGTTCGAGTCGGGCATGAAAGCGGGTAGTGCCGAAGTTTACGAGAATGAAATTCCCGGTGGTCAATATTCCAACCTGAGACCGCAGGCCATTGCCCTTGGTTTGGGGGATAAATTCGAGACGCTGAAAAAGAATTACGTTACGGTTAACAAATTATTTGGGGACATTGTAAAAGTCACGCCTTCGTCCAAAGTGGTTGGCGACATGGCGCTTTTCATGACCTCGAATAACCTAACAGCCGACGATATTCTGACAAAAGGCCAATCTTTGTCGTTTCCAGAATCGGTAAAAGGCTTTTTCAAAGGTGAGCTGGGCCAGCCTTACGGTGGCTTCCCCGAGGAGTTACAGGAAGTTGTTCTGAAAGGTGAATCACCCATTGAAGGCCGTCCGAACGAGCACCTGAAACCCATCAATTTTGACGAGGATTTCAAGAAGTTTAGCGAGAAATTTCCGCTTAATTCCGGCTTCAACGATTACCTCTCGTACCAGATGTACCCGAAAGTGTACGAAGAGTACTACCGGGCGATGGAACAACACGGCGACGTCAGCATCATTCCAACTCCCGCGTTTTTCTACGGATTGAAACAGGACGAAGAAATCCTGATTCCCATCGACGAAGGGAAAAATATTCTGGTTCGGCTGCTTTTCGTCTCGGAGCCAAACGACCAGGCGCTGCGTACCGTGACCTTTGAACTGAACGGGCAAAGCCGCCAGGTGCAGGTTCGTGACAAATCGCAAAAAGTAGATCGTCCGCAGAATCAGAAAGTAAGCAAAGACGGCGATGTGGGTGCACCGCTTCAAGGCCGCCTGACCAAGATTCTGGTTAACCCAGAAGATGTAGTCAAGAAAAACCAGCCTTTGTTTGTCATCGAAGCCATGAAAATGGAAAGCATCGTGGCGGCTCCGAAAGCAGGCACGGTCAAGCAGGTTATCTTGAAAGAAGGCGCAGTCGTTGAGCAGGACGACTGGGTGATTGAATTAGCCTAA
- a CDS encoding Nif3-like dinuclear metal center hexameric protein, with protein sequence MLPADFLRYLDELFNVQNYPPDEQGGLYRASDQPIHRLGFLLEPFPGINDWISAHQLDALWIHRPWQLDLTSLPPQLGIFYHHLPFDEHLTLGYNSYLAEAMNLTSLEPIGYKQAPDLQARPIGMLGAVPVQSVDSWLASMLDVFGGYEAVTGNHQLVPERVAVVGAMNDALVREAANRGVGLYITGQYRQPASKAVQETGISVISIGHQRSEEWGLRALVQLVESKWPTLEVQFKA encoded by the coding sequence ATGCTTCCTGCTGACTTTCTCCGGTACCTTGATGAATTATTTAATGTCCAGAACTACCCACCCGATGAGCAAGGTGGCCTCTACCGGGCATCTGATCAGCCTATTCATCGGCTCGGTTTTTTGCTGGAACCTTTTCCGGGCATCAATGACTGGATCAGCGCCCATCAACTGGATGCCCTTTGGATTCACCGGCCCTGGCAACTGGATTTAACATCGCTTCCTCCCCAACTTGGTATTTTTTACCATCATTTACCTTTTGATGAGCACCTGACGCTGGGGTATAATTCCTACCTGGCAGAAGCCATGAACCTGACAAGCTTGGAACCCATTGGCTACAAGCAAGCGCCTGATTTACAAGCCCGGCCCATTGGGATGTTGGGAGCCGTTCCTGTACAGTCGGTCGATTCCTGGCTGGCTTCGATGCTGGATGTGTTCGGAGGCTACGAAGCAGTTACAGGCAATCATCAATTGGTGCCGGAGCGGGTTGCGGTTGTGGGTGCGATGAATGACGCGCTGGTCCGGGAAGCCGCCAATCGCGGAGTTGGTTTGTACATTACGGGGCAGTACCGCCAGCCAGCCAGCAAAGCGGTTCAGGAAACGGGCATTTCCGTTATTTCAATTGGGCATCAGCGTAGCGAAGAATGGGGCTTGCGTGCACTAGTACAATTGGTGGAAAGCAAATGGCCGACCCTTGAGGTACAATTCAAAGCCTGA
- a CDS encoding MATE family efflux transporter, which yields MTKVIRLFLAALHGSEKNFTSGSINRAIFLLSVPMILEMLMESLFAVVDVFFVAKIGTEAVATVGLTESVLTLVYSVAIGLSTAATALVARRVGEGAQREAGNVVGQVILVSLLLAIMIALPGAIWGDSILRLMGGDEHLIANGAGFTRMIFASAPAIVLLYTLSGALRGVGEASVAMRSLWVANGVNIVLCPLFIFGWGPIPEMGVLGSAVATTIGRSSGVLYQLTAFWRKGNAVTVSRADLVPNLPIIRNLLSVAVGGTGQFLISSASWVFLTRVLSTFGSDVVAGYTIAIRIIVFTLLPSMGMANAAATLVGQNLGAGKPDRAEQSAWRAAFCNFLFLLVVAIVFFVGASTIVSLFNRETAVVAIAVRCLRIICLGYIFFAFGMVISQSFNGAGDTKTPTIINIICFWIIEIPLAYILATQLNWGPDGVFWAVAISESLLAVIAILVFRRGRWKLVQV from the coding sequence ATGACAAAAGTCATTCGACTTTTTTTAGCTGCGCTGCACGGCTCTGAAAAAAATTTTACATCCGGCAGCATCAACCGGGCCATCTTCCTGCTTTCCGTACCGATGATTCTGGAAATGCTCATGGAGTCCTTGTTTGCGGTAGTCGATGTTTTCTTTGTGGCCAAGATCGGAACCGAAGCCGTGGCTACGGTCGGCCTTACAGAATCCGTTTTGACGCTGGTTTACTCCGTTGCGATTGGTTTAAGTACTGCCGCCACGGCGCTGGTGGCCCGGCGCGTGGGCGAAGGGGCCCAACGCGAAGCCGGAAATGTAGTTGGCCAGGTTATTCTGGTATCGTTACTCTTAGCGATTATGATTGCCTTACCCGGTGCCATCTGGGGTGATAGCATCCTGCGCCTGATGGGGGGCGACGAACACCTGATTGCCAACGGCGCGGGCTTTACTCGCATGATCTTTGCCAGTGCGCCCGCTATCGTGTTGCTCTATACGTTAAGCGGGGCCTTACGCGGTGTAGGCGAAGCATCGGTGGCCATGCGCTCGCTCTGGGTGGCCAACGGCGTCAATATTGTTTTGTGTCCGCTTTTCATTTTTGGCTGGGGTCCAATTCCCGAAATGGGCGTTCTAGGCTCTGCCGTTGCCACCACCATTGGCCGGTCCAGCGGAGTCTTGTATCAGCTAACGGCGTTCTGGCGCAAGGGCAATGCAGTCACAGTTAGCCGGGCGGATTTAGTCCCTAATTTACCCATTATTCGCAACCTGCTCAGCGTAGCGGTGGGTGGCACGGGTCAATTTCTGATTTCGTCGGCCAGTTGGGTTTTCCTGACGCGGGTGCTGTCTACTTTTGGCAGCGACGTGGTGGCCGGTTATACCATCGCGATCCGCATTATTGTTTTTACACTATTGCCCTCGATGGGGATGGCGAACGCGGCGGCTACGCTGGTTGGTCAGAATCTGGGTGCCGGAAAACCCGACCGCGCAGAACAATCGGCGTGGCGGGCGGCTTTCTGTAACTTCCTGTTTTTGTTAGTGGTTGCTATTGTCTTTTTTGTCGGTGCCTCCACTATTGTAAGCCTGTTTAATCGGGAGACTGCCGTGGTAGCCATCGCGGTTCGGTGTCTGCGAATTATCTGTTTGGGATACATCTTTTTTGCCTTTGGCATGGTGATCAGCCAATCGTTCAACGGCGCAGGTGATACGAAGACTCCCACCATCATCAACATCATCTGCTTCTGGATCATCGAAATCCCACTTGCCTATATTCTGGCTACTCAGCTAAATTGGGGGCCGGATGGCGTTTTCTGGGCGGTAGCCATCAGTGAGTCGTTACTGGCCGTTATTGCCATCCTGGTTTTCAGGCGCGGACGCTGGAAACTGGTACAAGTCTAA